The following are from one region of the Candidatus Angelobacter sp. genome:
- a CDS encoding ATP-binding protein — protein sequence MQGLRSTEMFRGMGEGDLTSLERFSKLRSLQPGERIFKEGDAGDGLYFIIHGKIQISARFGDDQRRVFATFGPGEFFGEMAVLDDAPRSADAIAEEASEVYFVPRENLAEVLERNPKLALRMLRDFSRRLREFDRKYIDEALQVERLVTVGKFARTIIHDLKNPLHIIGMSAEMMSIQGTSPEMQAAGKSRIRRQVERMGKMVTEFLEFTRGDKTSSNLIETDYAQFVNEIIDELRPELTARSVNIEMAPAPPKVNVLVDPTRLAHVFYNLVSNSCDAMPGGGKIKIRIARKEREVVTEFEDSGKGIPSQIAERLFEPFATYGKAGGTGLGLSICKRVVDDHQGRMSVRQEAGRGAIFVFTLPVAADGQ from the coding sequence GTGCAAGGGCTGCGCAGCACGGAAATGTTCAGAGGAATGGGCGAGGGCGACCTGACCTCCCTGGAGCGTTTTTCCAAGCTGAGGTCGCTTCAACCGGGTGAGCGCATTTTCAAGGAAGGCGACGCAGGTGACGGACTTTATTTCATCATTCACGGGAAAATTCAGATCAGCGCCCGTTTCGGGGACGACCAACGACGGGTGTTCGCGACCTTCGGTCCGGGCGAATTCTTTGGTGAGATGGCGGTACTGGACGACGCACCGCGTTCCGCCGACGCGATCGCTGAGGAGGCTTCCGAAGTTTACTTTGTCCCCCGCGAAAACCTTGCTGAAGTTCTGGAGCGCAATCCCAAACTGGCGTTGCGGATGCTTCGGGATTTCAGCCGGCGCCTGCGCGAGTTTGACCGCAAATACATCGACGAGGCGCTCCAGGTGGAGCGCTTGGTTACGGTGGGCAAATTCGCGCGAACAATCATTCATGATCTGAAGAATCCACTGCACATCATCGGCATGTCGGCGGAAATGATGAGCATTCAGGGCACTTCGCCGGAAATGCAGGCGGCGGGGAAAAGCCGCATCCGCCGGCAGGTGGAACGCATGGGGAAAATGGTCACTGAATTTCTCGAGTTCACCCGCGGCGACAAAACGAGCTCCAATTTGATCGAGACGGATTACGCGCAGTTCGTGAATGAAATCATCGATGAATTGCGGCCGGAGCTGACGGCCCGATCCGTCAACATCGAGATGGCGCCGGCGCCGCCCAAGGTCAATGTGCTGGTCGATCCGACACGACTTGCCCACGTTTTTTACAACCTGGTGAGCAACTCCTGCGACGCGATGCCGGGCGGCGGAAAGATCAAAATCCGGATTGCGCGCAAGGAGCGGGAGGTTGTCACTGAATTCGAGGACAGTGGAAAGGGAATACCGTCTCAGATTGCCGAACGGTTGTTCGAGCCCTTTGCCACTTACGGTAAAGCCGGTGGCACCGGGCTTGGCCTTTCCATCTGCAAACGCGTCGTTGACGATCATCAGGGCAGGATGAGCGTCCGGCAGGAAGCGGGGCGCGGCGCGATTTTTGTGTTCACCCTGCCGGTGGCGGCGGACGGCCAATGA